The DNA region CTTACAGTGATGGGTGAGCTTATTGCATGGATTATTTGTGGAACGTATGACTTAACCTCTGCTATGCTCCTGTTTGCAAAGAAGGGAAAATTGAAGTCATTGCCTCCAATTTCACCCACAACAAATAGCGAATCCCTAAGTATTTGTTCACAGCCTGCCAGATTCCTTAATTAAGAAAGAGtatgataaagaaataaaagataaacaagacaagaattgaaattgaataaaaataaaaaagatagattaaaattgagtacaaagagaatcatTCTACTTTCTATCTAAATTCTTGACGCAACAAGAGATAACTTGTGAACGCTATAGTTTGAGAATTGAATCGAAGGAATTCCTCAATCTTCTACTCAATTCATCGGAATTTTCCGATGCAACAGCAGAGAACTTCTCAAtctcaattgtccacaccatggtttcgtcatgaaaccaaaaaggggttttgaaacctctaaatcattctatGCTACGACTATATTAACtaatgaggtatttataacctcttattaggttaaaacaaagaaaaccctaaaatccataAACATAAGActcaatctaataattaaataaacaaaatcaaaatatattagaTTACAGTAAAACAttctaaaagtataaactaatattttttaaataataccaATGATAAACAACAAGAGAGAATAGAATTGGAAAAGTCGTACTTGTGGAAGAAGTGCAGAGAGAAGAAAGGAATTGGTTGAACCAGTTGAATTGAACAGAGAGAGTATAATTAGTAGCACCAGTTTGAACACCTATATCCTGGAAGAAAGTGGCGTCCAAAGCAGTGGCTCCAATGACAGCAAAATTAACAGCCTGACCCACACTCCAATCTTCCAATTTACCGTTCTTCATTCCAATGTAGGGTTTCACAGACTGAATCCCCAAATACTCAGCTGCAAACAAAATCCATCAAGATTGTgtatagatataaaagagaagagaagagaaaatgtTACCAATAAAATCAATGATGAGGCGCCCATCGGAGCAGCGACCGGAAGGATGATGGAAGTGGGTTTTGCCGTAAGGCGGGAAGAAGCAGTGTTGGTCGGTAGTTTGATGACTGAAATACAAGTTGCCGGTGTCGGTAATGGAGTCACCGAAGCTGAAGATGGATGAGTAGCATGCTGAACCTGTCACTGCCTCAGCAACTACTGTCATCAATATCACCATTAACGCACACCAGCTTCTTTCTTCAAAGGCAGCCATTACAATGACTTTAGTATCATCAATGTTGGTTGGTGCTTTGGTTGGGGGTTGCActacacaatttatttttttctcgacaaaaaaaaagaaaaaagaaaattgcaTCGGAGACAGAGACGGCAACCCCATGTGTATTTTGTGCAAGGAATTAAGTCTTAAATGATCCCTAAAGTTACCTCAAGTTTAATTTGCATACGAGTGCTAGAGATCAGTaattttttgtgatttataattattaagtagtcattaataatatttttaatgatgtaaaattttatttaataatatagaattactcatttttattttgcTAATTATATACggatcaaaatttaataaaattgttgaccctttaaattttttttaatttctaaaattaatagtTGCTATATTTATCTATGAATTGCACTTTAAGATCTATAGCCGTTCTTTAAGCAATTTCTGTTAATGGTGCTATCGAAAAGCTGCTGTGAAATCTTTTTTATATATTGGGCAAGCCTAAACACCTTTTTTGTGTTAATTTGGCGCTTAATTTGTGGCACATGACGTCATTTTATAGGATCATTACTAATTTTAGAcaccattttaaaatttaatttttgtatacgtttctaaattttaatctatttttttctaagtatttatataatttttatataattttcaataacatatttttaatatatatttaaaaaagtatagaaaatcaatgagaatacaaaataaatattttaaaaatttaaaatttttatattttcaataatttttttaaatgtttttaggacacaagataaataaatccactttttttgtttttgatattgagatagtagtggtatttttttgaaatatgaaCAGTTAGAGTGTTATTCTCAAATGTGGAACTGTTTaattagagaaataaaaattggaccattcaatttattaaaagtataaaaatcgaACCGTACGATTTGTATaagtacagaaatcggaccgtccgatttgtgacaCAAATCAGGCGGtccaatttgtgttaaaaaaatttaaaaatttgaaatacataaaTATTACGGTCCGATTTatgtactccaaattttttttaattttttaaacacaaattggaccgatttatatactttttacaatttaaaaaaacactaaaaattaccATGTAAAGATATATCACTCTTACTACTTTCGTATCTAAATTTTTTAGCCAAAtacattatttatataaataattaatttgctgTTTGATATTGAGCATATGGTATACCTAATATAACTGTTTTCCGTtataaaagaatataataataaaccattaaaagaattatattatataatttaaaaacataacaaaTGGTTAAAACAGGTACAAAGATATCTATTCTTCTTGTGAAGACGGAGCAGAAACTATATTTCTGAATTACATGAAATACCAATTTTAGGATTAGTATATGGTCCACTTAATAAACCTTTGGCAATCCATTTGTATGCTGCTTCGGTCAAGTGCAAGCCATCCCAAGAAATATACTGAGATGGATCCTTACAAGAAATCACCCCCGGATTGCCACAACACACACCATTATTAGAATTGTTTGCAACTCTAAGCGGGCAACAAGCACTTGAAATTGATTCCGTAAATCCTGAAATTGCATGAAGAAATCACATAAATTACTCTAAAAATACTCTTCCATTGTTATAAAACtcgtttatttataatatataattatatatacacatataagtAGATAAGAAAAGATTGAGGACTTATGTACCAAATTGTGTTGGAGATTGATATAATGGCAACACAGCATGGTAATAATCTGCATAGATGATATTTGTATTGGGATGAAGCACTTGAAGTCGATTCAGTTCAGCATAAAGTTGCTTGTTGTAGTATTGAGTAAACTTGTTTAACCACTTCAAACAACCAGCTTCATCATATTCACTCTTATCTGAAGTTTCATACGTTGTCAAATACTTGAAATTGCATCCAAGAGGAAGGTTTCCAGGAACCACGAGAGTTTGAGCCCCCAAATTAATCAATTTCTGAAAATCACAACAATCATGAAAGGTATTAGGAAGGTCTTAATGGTACTAATAAGCATGTTATAGCAATTAATTATAATCATGACTTGATGAAACAAAGTAAGTATTTGTCATCATGCACAGAAACTCTTACATCGATAGCTAAAGAAATTTCATTAATCACAAGTGGCACATATGTTCTGACTTCTTTTATACTCGTATTTAGATAAAGAGGATGATTGAAATCATTGCCACCAATCTCCCCAACAAGAAACAACGAGCTTCCAAGAACTTCTTTACACCCTGTTAGATCAAATTAGACCGAAGTTTTATTACTCATAATAAAGGATTGCCGAATAAATTAGTTAAGCAGAGACTTCAATTCACTCGATTTGTATGTATAGTATTAATGGATAATTTAGATATACatagaaatattatttttcttcatataTAGCATACCTGAAGAAGAATTACAGATGGAAGGGAGCAAGTCCATGAACCAATCTAACTGCACTCTCAGAGAATAGTTGGTTGCAACATTATACATACCCTTCTCTAAGTAGAAGCTAGAATCCAAAGCAGTGGCTCCTGCAACTGCAAAATTCACTCCCTCCATTGGGTTCCAATCTTTAATCTTACCGTTCTTGATTCCCAGATAAGGTTTCAGCAATGGAACACCCATTTTCTCAGCTGCATATACATACAGCATATCAGAACAACAGAAAATCCACTAAAACAGgaacattattaattaattggtgaaaactcaggtgcagtggATTTCACATGAAATTAATAGTTGACCGTTAgatgatttaactgatttgactaaattttcatctaacggctctaaGTCGATTGCACCTAAGTTTTCACCTAATTATATTTACTGTCAAGAAACTAACTAACGGCTATTATGGTTATTTATACTATTAATTACCGATGAAATCGACGATGAGACGGCCATTAGACCATCTTCCAGTTGGGTGATGAAAGTAGGTTTCTCCATATGGAAGGTTCAATGCGAGAGTTTGTGATGAAGGGAGCGTGTGAGTGTCATAGTAAGCGTTTCCGGTGTCGGCAAGGGAATCACCGAAGCTGTATATTGCTCTGTAGCAGCGGCTTGAGGTGGTAGATGATATTGCTGTGgcaatggaaatgaaaatggagGAAACAGCCACGTGAAGAAGCAGCCCTACTGTCAGAAATGAAGCCCTTGAAGAAGCCATATGCTAATTCTGCTGTGTCAACTCAGTGTTCATGCAAATGCaaagtgatgatgataaaaaGGAAGAATGGGTTCGTGCTTATTTGTTAGTTGTGTCCAACGTAACGTGTATGTATATATAGAGATGATGCGGACACTAATTGCATTAAAATATAATGTGTTATTTTGCATTAAAACAATTCACGCGAAGATATGTCTAAAAATCGATAaatgatttgattaatttaattaaatttttatttaatagattCAGTTGTGTTCAAAATACGTAGTTGGTATAAAGAGAGAGTATTGCAACTACCACTTCATTCCAATCCTAGGAACGCAACTTTCCTGATTGTTTATTTATCGGTGGGTAACCATTTGATTGGTTCTGATTCAAATGCAGAAAGAGTGCGT from Arachis hypogaea cultivar Tifrunner chromosome 10, arahy.Tifrunner.gnm2.J5K5, whole genome shotgun sequence includes:
- the LOC112718432 gene encoding GDSL esterase/lipase At1g28610, encoding MGLPSLSPMQFSFFFFFVEKKINCVVQPPTKAPTNIDDTKVIVMAAFEERSWCALMVILMTVVAEAVTGSACYSSIFSFGDSITDTGNLYFSHQTTDQHCFFPPYGKTHFHHPSGRCSDGRLIIDFIAEYLGIQSVKPYIGMKNGKLEDWSVGQAVNFAVIGATALDATFFQDIGVQTGATNYTLSVQFNWFNQFLSSLCTSSTSCEQILRDSLFVVGEIGGNDFNFPFFANRSIAEVKSYVPQIIHAISSPITELIGLGARTVMVPGVWPIGCSAMYLTLYETQDESQYDSTGCLMWVNDFTQYFNQKLQDEIQSLRGLYPHVNIFYADYYNAALPLFSDPTKFGFKKTLKACCGNGGPYNYNSSATCGEPGVLACDDPSQYIVWDGIHLTEATHKLIAQALVKGPYSALSSLCSMNANVGYHDNLSIS
- the LOC114924598 gene encoding GDSL esterase/lipase At1g28610, with translation MASSRASFLTVGLLLHVAVSSIFISIATAISSTTSSRCYRAIYSFGDSLADTGNAYYDTHTLPSSQTLALNLPYGETYFHHPTGRWSNGRLIVDFIAEKMGVPLLKPYLGIKNGKIKDWNPMEGVNFAVAGATALDSSFYLEKGMYNVATNYSLRVQLDWFMDLLPSICNSSSGCKEVLGSSLFLVGEIGGNDFNHPLYLNTSIKEVRTYVPLVINEISLAIDKLINLGAQTLVVPGNLPLGCNFKYLTTYETSDKSEYDEAGCLKWLNKFTQYYNKQLYAELNRLQVLHPNTNIIYADYYHAVLPLYQSPTQFGFTESISSACCPLRVANNSNNGVCCGNPGVISCKDPSQYISWDGLHLTEAAYKWIAKGLLSGPYTNPKIGISCNSEI